The Exiguobacterium acetylicum genome includes a window with the following:
- the mutL gene encoding DNA mismatch repair endonuclease MutL, with translation MGIIRELSDSLANRIAAGEVVERPASVVKELVENALDAGATQIDVELEEAGMKRMTIRDNGHGFYPDDAELAFVRHATSKIKDEHDLFRIKTLGFRGEALASIASVSKVTLKTKREDAEGIQVTLEYGTVVQRTPAAMNRGTELTVENLFFNTPARLKYLKTTHTELAAITDVLNRMAFAHPEVKLRATHEGKTLIQTNGSGDVRQALASVYGHQTIQGTLIAKGSNADYQLTCHLVKPEVTRASKNYITLILNGRSVKNFALTQAVLNGYHTLLPIGRYPIAVIEVEMDPLLIDVNVHPAKREVRLSKEMELCQLIQETIKMTLSRETLIPKVTPPKPKKDPSSQEKLDFSYVAEPVEETSSRAVWNYPIPKKPQEDDRPAVENPLPFGNEDNLFEPSESIKQEVVAPIEERPARPRFPHLDVIGQLHSSYIVCAGEDGMYMIDQHAAQERIKYETYKVMFGRPPEQRQQLLLPYTFEISSDDMKRMDEVLPLLEDVGIEFEAFGPQSFIVREVPTWFPSHRQEETIQELLDEALMKRKIDLETYREDAAIMMACKKSIKANHPLNDEMMRRLIDDLAKTEMPFTCPHGRPVIIEWTTYELEKLFKRVM, from the coding sequence GTGGGAATCATTCGTGAATTATCCGACAGTTTAGCGAACCGGATCGCGGCAGGAGAAGTTGTTGAACGTCCCGCATCGGTCGTTAAGGAATTGGTTGAGAACGCGCTTGATGCTGGTGCGACACAAATTGATGTCGAGCTTGAAGAAGCGGGAATGAAACGGATGACGATTCGCGACAACGGACATGGATTTTATCCGGATGACGCCGAACTGGCTTTTGTCCGTCACGCGACGAGTAAGATCAAGGACGAGCATGATTTGTTCCGGATCAAGACACTTGGTTTTCGCGGAGAGGCACTTGCCTCGATCGCATCTGTCAGTAAAGTGACGTTGAAGACGAAACGCGAGGATGCAGAAGGAATTCAAGTGACGCTTGAGTACGGTACGGTCGTTCAGCGGACACCAGCTGCGATGAACCGCGGAACGGAACTGACGGTTGAAAATCTATTCTTCAATACACCGGCTCGTTTGAAATACTTGAAGACGACACATACGGAGCTTGCCGCGATTACGGACGTCTTGAATCGAATGGCGTTTGCCCACCCAGAGGTTAAACTCCGGGCAACCCATGAAGGGAAAACACTAATCCAGACGAATGGATCAGGAGACGTCCGGCAAGCACTGGCGAGTGTCTATGGTCATCAAACGATCCAAGGAACACTGATTGCGAAAGGATCAAACGCTGACTATCAATTGACCTGCCATCTGGTCAAACCAGAAGTGACCCGTGCCTCGAAGAATTACATCACGTTGATTCTCAATGGACGTTCGGTTAAAAACTTTGCGCTGACACAAGCCGTCTTGAACGGTTATCATACGTTGTTGCCGATCGGGCGTTATCCGATTGCTGTCATCGAGGTGGAGATGGATCCACTATTGATTGACGTCAATGTCCACCCGGCGAAACGGGAAGTCCGTCTCTCAAAAGAGATGGAACTTTGTCAATTGATCCAGGAGACGATCAAGATGACGCTCAGCCGAGAAACGTTGATTCCGAAAGTGACACCACCAAAACCGAAAAAGGATCCGAGCAGTCAAGAAAAGCTCGACTTCTCTTATGTCGCGGAGCCAGTTGAAGAGACGTCTTCACGAGCAGTCTGGAATTATCCGATTCCGAAAAAACCACAGGAAGATGATCGACCAGCTGTAGAAAATCCATTGCCATTTGGCAATGAGGACAATCTGTTCGAGCCAAGCGAATCGATCAAACAGGAAGTTGTCGCACCAATCGAGGAACGACCTGCGCGTCCACGTTTTCCGCATCTTGACGTCATCGGTCAACTTCATTCGTCGTATATCGTCTGTGCCGGGGAAGACGGTATGTATATGATTGATCAACATGCGGCGCAGGAGCGTATTAAATACGAGACGTACAAGGTCATGTTCGGTCGACCACCGGAGCAACGTCAGCAATTATTGCTCCCTTATACGTTTGAAATTTCATCGGACGACATGAAACGAATGGATGAAGTCCTTCCGTTACTGGAAGATGTCGGCATCGAGTTCGAAGCGTTTGGTCCACAAAGTTTTATCGTCCGAGAAGTTCCGACATGGTTCCCGTCCCATCGTCAGGAAGAGACGATTCAGGAGTTACTTGACGAAGCGTTGATGAAACGAAAAATCGATCTCGAGACGTACCGGGAAGATGCAGCGATCATGATGGCGTGTAAGAAATCGATTAAAGCGAATCATCCACTGAACGACGAAATGATGCGCCGATTGATTGATGATCTAGCGAAAACAGAAATGCCGTTCACGTGCCCGCACGGACGTCCGGTCATCATCGAATGGACGACGTATGAACTTGAGAAGCTATTCAAACGAGTCATGTAA
- a CDS encoding CidA/LrgA family protein, protein MLSRVTRIIQIIAQIALIFCFSLSGDWVSETFELPLPGNIIGLILLYVALKSRLIPLFAVERGGTFLLFVMPLFFVPALSGIMDYTTFLRTSGLQVVLIVVVSSLLTLVGSAYIVDRLAHRKEAVTRHE, encoded by the coding sequence ATGCTTTCACGCGTTACGCGTATCATTCAAATCATTGCTCAAATCGCACTCATTTTTTGTTTTTCACTCAGTGGGGACTGGGTGAGCGAAACCTTCGAGTTACCATTACCCGGCAACATCATCGGCTTGATTCTTTTATATGTCGCGTTAAAAAGTCGCCTAATTCCGCTCTTTGCCGTTGAACGGGGCGGAACATTCCTTCTGTTCGTCATGCCATTGTTCTTTGTTCCAGCATTGTCCGGAATCATGGATTATACAACATTTCTCCGGACGTCCGGTTTACAGGTCGTATTGATCGTCGTCGTCAGTAGTCTGCTGACGTTGGTTGGGTCAGCGTATATCGTTGATCGGCTAGCACATCGAAAAGAGGCGGTGACACGACATGAATGA
- a CDS encoding LrgB family protein, which produces MNEALFWIILSIVLFSIAMFIYQRYPRVWTLPILTVTAVLILILVYSGVSHAEYMQGGQYLSKMLGPAITAFAIPLYRVRHHVRRFLPEIGLGVLLGTCIAMTSDLLLGLLLHLERTTNLALLPKSVTLPVALAISQKAGGTTTLTAAFVLLTGLTGSIVGPKLMTGLKIRHFVSRGVGLASIAHVMGATKSMSLDQREGAVGLLTMVLTAVCASVLAPFLITWLYG; this is translated from the coding sequence ATGAATGAGGCACTATTTTGGATCATCCTATCGATTGTATTGTTTAGCATCGCGATGTTCATCTATCAACGTTATCCTCGTGTCTGGACGTTACCGATCCTGACGGTGACGGCAGTTCTGATCTTAATTCTCGTCTACTCTGGGGTCTCGCACGCAGAATACATGCAAGGTGGTCAGTATCTGTCGAAGATGCTTGGACCAGCGATTACGGCATTTGCGATTCCGCTCTACCGGGTTCGTCATCATGTTCGGCGCTTTTTACCGGAAATCGGACTTGGTGTTCTCCTTGGAACATGTATCGCCATGACCTCTGATTTGTTACTTGGTCTATTGCTTCATCTCGAGCGAACGACGAATCTCGCCTTGTTACCGAAATCGGTCACGTTACCCGTCGCTTTAGCGATTTCACAAAAAGCAGGTGGTACGACGACGCTGACGGCAGCATTCGTTTTACTAACCGGATTGACGGGATCGATCGTTGGTCCCAAATTAATGACGGGCTTAAAGATTCGGCATTTCGTCAGTCGCGGAGTTGGACTCGCATCGATTGCTCACGTCATGGGTGCGACGAAATCGATGAGTCTCGATCAACGCGAGGGGGCGGTCGGACTGTTGACAATGGTCTTAACGGCAGTTTGTGCCAGCGTGCTCGCACCGTTTTTAATTACATGGTTATATGGTTGA
- a CDS encoding AAA family ATPase has translation MIIWINGTFGVGKTTAATGLQQRWSGSYIFDPEETGYFLRAQLPENKDDFQDEPLWRTFNRQLLEQLNTEDARIIVPMTLTNPEYFQEIIGTLRDSGHDVRHIALMAKEATVKRRLVSRLESPNSWGGKQAKQRLRQLSDPLFSQQIKTDDLTKGQIVDAIALVTGIELSPA, from the coding sequence ATGATCATCTGGATTAACGGTACGTTTGGCGTCGGTAAAACGACAGCAGCAACTGGATTACAACAACGCTGGAGTGGCTCATATATCTTTGACCCAGAAGAGACAGGTTATTTTTTACGGGCGCAACTGCCGGAAAACAAAGACGATTTTCAGGATGAACCGCTTTGGCGCACGTTTAATCGACAACTACTCGAACAGCTCAATACAGAAGATGCCCGAATCATCGTGCCGATGACTTTGACGAACCCGGAATACTTTCAGGAAATCATCGGAACGTTACGCGACAGTGGGCATGATGTCCGTCATATTGCACTGATGGCAAAGGAGGCGACCGTCAAACGTCGACTCGTCAGCCGTCTTGAAAGTCCGAATTCATGGGGTGGAAAACAAGCGAAGCAACGTTTGCGTCAACTGTCTGATCCACTGTTCAGCCAGCAGATTAAGACGGACGATCTGACAAAAGGACAAATCGTTGATGCCATTGCCCTTGTAACTGGCATTGAACTCTCGCCTGCCTGA
- a CDS encoding ATP-binding protein — protein sequence MKHWMTEKLGRQLMAIFYSVFALSVVTSVASYLYVDNAAGRTKEQVLDQLQKTQWFWFLNLMIFLFCLLFIVRPLIHRVTSQLRELNVKSGRLAEGKSISLEHDVDSHNEVGQLTASFYRMARSISSQHAELSAKNQEMEHNQEVLQQKQEELEQALEVTRTNELHLQDRNELIETLASKESLFDYSSVISTIVRLTKTEFGALLLIKNNEIAQVVPKEMTEEQQESLKTESLLLKRVMISKETAHSSKKVANDDLIKYPYHVYEGVIPIMDPAKEELIACLYLARFDAPFDQKDLAELESFSKQIAISLMRMSLYEQMEYERKETAQLLNSVREAILYIKHEEKTILGNQALFDIFQSLQVEEDNDSMTFLEVRPETMFEQMDQKEAFEAYFEEVLSGEIPEGMFSLSIDQGEYFIQVYAEAIAHGEHSKGTILVFRDVTAETEVDRVKLELVSTVSHELRTPLSSIYGFTELMLKRDLDPERNKRYLQTIHDESKRLTDLVSDFLNVQRMESGKQEYDKQIFDLKEVVKEQIQFYQAATEQHSLQLDLNDEQDFMVEADANSMKQLLGNLLNNAVKYSPDGGDVVVTMTHQHNQIELSVRDFGIGIPSHSMPHLFSKFYRVDNSDSRKIGGTGLGLSICKEIVRAHDGNIEVESILGEGTVFRVKLPSAADALLEAE from the coding sequence ATGAAACACTGGATGACTGAGAAATTAGGCAGACAGTTGATGGCGATTTTTTATAGTGTCTTTGCACTAAGTGTCGTCACATCGGTTGCCAGTTATTTATATGTGGATAACGCTGCAGGACGAACGAAGGAACAAGTGCTCGACCAGTTGCAAAAGACACAATGGTTCTGGTTCTTGAACTTGATGATTTTTTTATTTTGTCTACTGTTCATCGTTCGCCCATTGATTCATCGGGTGACGTCACAGCTACGCGAACTGAACGTCAAGAGTGGTCGTCTCGCGGAAGGCAAGTCAATTTCGCTCGAGCATGACGTCGATAGCCATAATGAAGTCGGTCAATTGACGGCATCGTTTTACCGGATGGCACGTTCGATCTCTTCCCAACATGCAGAACTTTCAGCGAAGAATCAAGAGATGGAACACAATCAAGAGGTCCTACAACAAAAACAAGAGGAGCTTGAACAAGCGCTCGAAGTGACGCGGACGAATGAGCTTCATTTACAGGATCGCAATGAACTAATCGAGACACTCGCGTCAAAAGAGAGTTTGTTCGATTATTCGTCCGTCATTAGTACGATCGTCCGTCTGACGAAGACGGAGTTCGGAGCGCTCTTACTGATTAAGAATAATGAAATCGCTCAAGTCGTTCCAAAAGAGATGACGGAAGAGCAACAAGAGAGTTTGAAGACCGAATCGTTACTTTTAAAACGTGTCATGATCTCAAAAGAAACGGCTCATTCCTCGAAAAAAGTTGCGAACGACGATCTGATCAAGTATCCGTATCACGTCTACGAAGGCGTCATTCCGATCATGGACCCTGCGAAGGAAGAACTGATTGCTTGTCTTTATCTAGCTCGTTTTGACGCACCATTCGATCAAAAAGATTTAGCAGAACTCGAATCGTTCTCAAAACAAATTGCGATTTCGTTAATGCGGATGTCCCTTTATGAACAGATGGAATATGAACGAAAAGAGACGGCACAACTGTTGAATTCCGTTCGGGAAGCGATTCTTTATATCAAACATGAAGAGAAGACGATTTTAGGAAACCAAGCTCTGTTTGATATCTTCCAGTCGTTACAAGTCGAAGAAGACAATGATTCAATGACCTTCCTTGAAGTTCGACCGGAGACGATGTTTGAGCAGATGGATCAGAAGGAAGCCTTTGAAGCATACTTTGAAGAAGTCTTATCGGGTGAGATTCCTGAGGGGATGTTCTCTTTGTCGATTGATCAAGGCGAGTATTTTATTCAAGTCTATGCAGAAGCCATTGCTCACGGGGAACATTCAAAAGGAACGATTCTTGTCTTCCGTGATGTCACGGCTGAGACAGAGGTCGACCGTGTGAAGTTAGAACTCGTCTCGACTGTCTCGCACGAACTCAGAACACCACTTTCATCCATCTATGGCTTTACGGAGCTGATGTTGAAACGTGATCTGGACCCGGAGCGAAACAAACGGTACTTGCAGACGATTCATGATGAATCAAAACGTCTGACGGATCTCGTCAGTGATTTCTTAAACGTCCAGCGAATGGAATCAGGAAAACAAGAGTACGACAAACAGATTTTTGATCTCAAAGAAGTCGTTAAAGAACAAATTCAATTTTATCAAGCAGCAACGGAGCAACACAGTCTGCAACTTGATTTAAATGACGAACAGGACTTCATGGTCGAAGCAGATGCGAACAGCATGAAACAATTACTGGGCAACCTGTTGAACAACGCGGTCAAATATTCACCAGACGGTGGCGATGTCGTCGTCACGATGACCCATCAGCATAACCAAATCGAGCTGAGTGTTCGGGATTTTGGTATCGGAATTCCAAGTCATTCGATGCCACATTTGTTCAGTAAGTTTTACCGCGTCGATAACTCAGATAGCCGAAAGATTGGTGGAACAGGTCTCGGTTTATCAATCTGTAAAGAAATCGTTCGCGCTCATGATGGAAACATCGAAGTCGAGTCGATTCTCGGAGAAGGAACGGTTTTCCGAGTTAAATTACCAAGTGCAGCAGACGCGTTACTCGAAGCGGAATGA
- a CDS encoding anaerobic ribonucleoside triphosphate reductase — translation MESLEALLTPTRDIEQENANIDGKTPLAKLQRIAGEAARQMMRRQLEPDVLQALDDNILYIHDADYYVTGTTTCAQIPLGQLLSNGFQTTHGSIRPAQDIRSALALAAIIVQANQNMQHGGQAFATFDDDLAPFVEKTYHREFMKLEELVPHWKRQKREQRAWQETYEKTFQACEAFIHNTNSMHSRGGGQVPFLSVNYGTNTTRAGRLFQRALLIATERGLGKGETPIFPIQIFKVKQGINQSLNDPNYDLFQLATRVTGKRLFPNFAFLDAPFNRQTEVGGPEVAYMGCRTRVFEDRGGTPSVTGRGNLSFTSINLVRLALQSQTVDQMFEAVQETTKLACRQLLTRYELQASRTADEFPFLYQHVWKEGETLRGEDNVGSVLRHGTLAVGFIGLAECLTVLTGNHHGHSELAHRIGIALIQAMRTVIDNYGARTGLNFSLLATPAEGLSGKFTRQDISDFGEIEGVTDQPYYTNSFHIPVDAPVTIREKIQLEAPFHALCNGGHITYVETDGALAGNPQAIEDIVRMMVEAGIGYGSINHPVDRCLDCRTEQTIEEQCPVCGSTSIERIRRITGYLVGTLDRWNEAKRAEEQNRVKHDVTRPIPST, via the coding sequence ATGGAGAGCTTAGAAGCGTTACTGACACCAACTCGGGATATCGAACAGGAGAATGCAAATATTGATGGTAAAACGCCACTTGCGAAATTACAACGAATTGCTGGAGAAGCAGCAAGGCAGATGATGCGACGGCAACTTGAACCGGATGTTTTACAGGCGCTTGATGATAACATCTTATATATTCATGACGCGGATTATTACGTGACTGGAACAACGACTTGTGCTCAAATTCCACTTGGACAACTTCTTTCGAACGGGTTTCAGACGACACACGGATCGATTCGTCCCGCGCAAGATATCCGCTCTGCCCTTGCCCTCGCGGCAATCATCGTCCAAGCGAATCAAAACATGCAGCATGGCGGACAAGCCTTTGCGACGTTTGATGATGATCTAGCACCCTTCGTTGAAAAAACCTATCATCGAGAATTCATGAAACTAGAAGAACTCGTACCTCATTGGAAGCGACAAAAGCGGGAACAACGTGCGTGGCAGGAGACGTATGAAAAGACATTTCAGGCATGTGAGGCATTCATCCATAATACGAACTCGATGCATTCGCGTGGCGGTGGACAAGTTCCGTTTTTGTCTGTCAATTACGGAACGAATACAACGCGAGCGGGACGCCTCTTCCAGCGGGCTTTGCTGATAGCGACAGAGCGAGGACTCGGCAAGGGAGAAACACCAATTTTTCCGATTCAGATTTTTAAAGTCAAACAGGGGATCAATCAATCATTAAACGATCCGAACTACGACCTGTTTCAACTAGCAACGCGCGTGACGGGAAAACGATTGTTTCCGAACTTTGCCTTTCTCGATGCACCATTCAATCGACAAACGGAAGTTGGAGGACCGGAAGTTGCGTATATGGGATGCCGGACACGCGTGTTCGAGGATCGTGGGGGTACACCTTCCGTTACGGGTCGAGGAAATTTATCGTTTACGAGCATCAATCTTGTCCGCTTGGCACTACAAAGTCAAACGGTCGATCAAATGTTTGAAGCTGTCCAAGAGACGACAAAACTTGCCTGCAGACAGTTACTCACTCGTTATGAGTTACAGGCAAGTCGAACCGCTGACGAGTTTCCATTTTTATATCAGCATGTCTGGAAAGAGGGAGAAACATTGCGTGGTGAGGATAACGTCGGTTCTGTCCTTCGGCACGGGACGCTAGCAGTCGGGTTCATCGGTCTTGCTGAATGTTTGACCGTCTTAACGGGAAACCACCATGGTCATTCCGAACTTGCACACCGAATTGGTATTGCCTTGATTCAAGCGATGCGGACGGTCATTGACAATTATGGCGCACGGACAGGGTTGAACTTTAGTTTGCTCGCAACTCCAGCTGAAGGATTATCGGGAAAATTCACGCGTCAGGATATCAGTGATTTTGGTGAGATTGAAGGCGTGACGGATCAGCCGTATTATACGAATTCCTTTCATATTCCCGTCGATGCCCCCGTCACGATTCGCGAGAAGATTCAGCTTGAAGCTCCGTTTCATGCACTATGTAATGGTGGACATATCACCTATGTCGAGACGGACGGTGCCCTTGCCGGGAATCCACAAGCGATTGAAGATATCGTTCGGATGATGGTGGAAGCTGGAATTGGTTATGGATCAATCAATCATCCGGTTGACCGCTGTCTCGATTGTAGAACGGAGCAGACGATCGAAGAACAATGTCCGGTTTGCGGAAGTACATCGATCGAGCGAATTCGCCGCATCACGGGCTATCTCGTCGGTACGCTAGATCGTTGGAATGAAGCAAAACGAGCAGAAGAGCAGAATCGGGTGAAGCATGATGTTACGCGTCCTATCCCTTCTACCTGA
- a CDS encoding 4Fe-4S single cluster domain-containing protein, which produces MMLRVLSLLPDSVVDGPGLRTVLFLAGCPHHCVGCHNPTSWDPAGGVEWTIGETVERIQAIGNRRLTLSGGEPMLQAAALVQLLEQLGSDYEVILYTGYVLEDIIKHRKWYSLLRRLDGLIDGPFILSKLDRTTSFRGSTNQRIYNRLQLNKRLD; this is translated from the coding sequence ATGATGTTACGCGTCCTATCCCTTCTACCTGATTCTGTCGTCGATGGACCAGGATTACGAACAGTGCTGTTTCTCGCTGGTTGTCCGCATCACTGTGTCGGTTGCCATAATCCAACTTCTTGGGATCCGGCAGGGGGAGTGGAATGGACAATCGGAGAAACAGTGGAACGGATTCAGGCGATCGGAAATCGTCGTTTGACATTGTCTGGTGGGGAGCCGATGCTGCAAGCAGCAGCACTCGTGCAGCTTCTCGAACAACTTGGATCAGACTATGAGGTAATCTTATATACGGGCTATGTGTTGGAAGATATCATCAAGCATCGAAAATGGTATTCTTTGTTGCGCCGACTGGACGGATTGATCGATGGTCCGTTCATTCTGTCGAAACTTGACCGAACGACGAGCTTTCGAGGGAGTACGAATCAAAGAATCTATAATCGACTACAGCTAAACAAACGTTTGGACTAG
- a CDS encoding DHA2 family efflux MFS transporter permease subunit: MQSSKQSSRLYLILTVLMAGAFVAVLNSTLLNIALPSIMGSFGIQASTAQWLTTGYMLVNGIMIPTSAFLVQKFSTRQLFLTAMTLFSLGTIIAGQAHVFPLLLGARMMQASGSAIMMPLLMNVLLTGFPIEKRGQAMGIFGLVITFAPAIGPTLSGWILEHYEWRMLFHLVTPIALLVLFTGAFLLKKETVRSTLKLDLFSLVLSSFGFGGLLYGFSSAGSAGWGSWTVIGSLIIGVISLTSFIIRQFLLEEPMLEFGIFRYPMFALSQGISMVLNMSMFSAMILMPIYIQTIRGISPFHSGLLMLPGAIVMAIMSPITGRLFDRFGARILAIIGLSLTVLTTFSFSQLTADTSYAYLVIMYTLRFLGISMVMMPVMTNGLNHIPQHLTPHGTALNNTLSQVSGAIGSGLLVTIMTSRTKQHVPELASQPEAANPEWLQMQAMIEGINDTFFIATLLALAALILSFFIKKRRTTTLAVVESVDQEQKYA; the protein is encoded by the coding sequence ATGCAATCAAGCAAGCAATCATCACGACTTTATTTAATTTTAACTGTCCTCATGGCAGGTGCGTTCGTTGCGGTCCTGAACTCAACGTTACTTAATATTGCCTTACCGTCGATCATGGGATCATTTGGTATTCAAGCAAGCACCGCCCAATGGTTAACGACGGGTTATATGCTCGTCAACGGAATCATGATTCCGACGTCGGCGTTTCTCGTTCAAAAGTTCTCGACTCGTCAACTGTTCTTGACGGCGATGACGTTGTTCTCACTCGGTACGATCATTGCCGGTCAAGCACACGTCTTCCCGCTTCTACTTGGCGCTCGCATGATGCAGGCATCCGGTTCTGCAATCATGATGCCGCTTTTAATGAACGTTCTCTTGACCGGTTTTCCGATTGAAAAACGCGGACAAGCAATGGGGATCTTCGGACTCGTCATCACGTTCGCCCCAGCCATCGGACCGACATTGTCTGGTTGGATTCTCGAGCATTATGAATGGCGGATGTTGTTCCATCTCGTCACACCCATCGCGTTACTCGTACTGTTCACAGGTGCTTTCTTATTGAAGAAAGAAACAGTCCGCAGCACACTCAAACTCGATTTGTTCTCACTCGTCCTCTCAAGCTTCGGTTTCGGTGGTTTGCTGTATGGGTTTAGTTCTGCTGGTTCAGCTGGATGGGGTTCATGGACGGTCATTGGTTCATTGATCATTGGTGTGATCAGTTTGACTTCTTTCATTATACGTCAATTCCTGCTTGAAGAACCGATGCTTGAGTTCGGAATCTTCCGTTACCCGATGTTTGCCTTATCACAAGGGATTTCGATGGTCCTGAACATGTCGATGTTCTCGGCAATGATTCTGATGCCGATCTACATCCAGACAATTCGCGGTATCTCGCCGTTCCACTCTGGTCTGTTGATGTTACCAGGTGCGATCGTCATGGCGATCATGTCACCGATCACTGGTCGTCTCTTTGACCGGTTCGGTGCCCGAATCCTTGCTATCATCGGCTTGTCGCTGACGGTCTTGACGACATTCTCGTTCAGTCAGTTAACTGCGGATACATCGTATGCCTACCTCGTCATCATGTATACGTTGCGTTTCCTTGGGATCTCGATGGTCATGATGCCGGTCATGACGAACGGCTTGAACCATATCCCGCAACACTTAACGCCACACGGTACGGCATTGAATAATACGTTGTCACAAGTATCCGGTGCCATCGGATCAGGTCTGCTCGTGACGATCATGACATCGCGGACGAAACAACACGTCCCGGAACTCGCTTCACAACCAGAAGCTGCAAATCCGGAATGGTTGCAAATGCAGGCGATGATTGAAGGGATCAATGATACGTTCTTTATTGCGACGTTACTTGCACTCGCAGCATTGATCTTATCGTTCTTCATCAAAAAACGACGGACGACGACACTTGCAGTCGTTGAGTCCGTCGATCAAGAACAAAAATACGCATGA
- a CDS encoding TetR/AcrR family transcriptional regulator — protein MNPKKKQLLDAAYQLFVEKGYQSTSIQDILEHSNVSKGTFYNYFSSKNELFIDVFNTVFEKMRTARKEILVGRDVSDYETFIQQGNCYLELMQKYKLYTLFEEAIASNEKELKAFMENNRLLEIEWTFERLKDLFGQTKEPYLLDLAVIYTGMLQYAMYFFRQSEPNTQPERVVRYVFNRLTHLVEDVSRTEEQLIPPRFLSVWLDRPQDEVVIRKDLFEKTSAHMKRLITLSSISDESKEAHEEVLDFIYEELLERKKPKIHLLRRALETMDEDPVFAGQEIMATYKAMVDEIARVRTKNS, from the coding sequence ATGAATCCAAAAAAGAAACAACTACTAGATGCTGCCTATCAGCTATTCGTCGAAAAAGGCTATCAATCGACGTCCATCCAGGACATTCTTGAGCACAGTAATGTCTCAAAAGGAACATTCTATAACTATTTTTCATCTAAAAACGAACTGTTTATCGATGTTTTCAATACCGTTTTCGAAAAAATGCGGACGGCACGTAAAGAAATCTTAGTTGGACGAGATGTCTCGGACTATGAGACGTTCATCCAACAGGGGAACTGTTATTTGGAACTGATGCAAAAATATAAATTATACACGCTATTCGAAGAGGCGATTGCGTCGAACGAAAAAGAACTCAAAGCGTTCATGGAGAACAATCGTCTCCTTGAAATCGAGTGGACGTTCGAGCGATTAAAGGATCTATTCGGTCAGACGAAGGAACCGTATCTTCTTGATCTAGCTGTCATCTATACCGGGATGTTGCAGTATGCAATGTATTTCTTCCGTCAATCCGAACCGAATACGCAACCGGAGCGGGTCGTCCGTTATGTATTTAATCGATTGACGCACCTCGTTGAAGATGTCAGTCGAACGGAAGAACAATTGATTCCACCACGATTCCTATCGGTCTGGCTCGATCGTCCGCAAGATGAAGTCGTCATTCGGAAGGATTTATTTGAAAAGACGAGTGCGCATATGAAGCGGTTGATCACTTTGTCTTCGATTTCCGATGAATCGAAGGAAGCCCATGAAGAGGTGCTCGATTTCATTTACGAGGAACTGCTTGAACGGAAGAAACCGAAAATCCATCTTCTTCGCCGTGCGCTTGAGACGATGGATGAAGATCCAGTCTTTGCGGGTCAAGAAATCATGGCAACCTATAAGGCAATGGTCGATGAGATTGCCCGCGTACGGACTAAAAATTCCTAA